The sequence CAGCTATGACGAACAACTGGCGCTGTTGAACGAATCGTGCCCGATGGGACGGCTGGGCGACCCGAAGGAACTCGGCGCGCTGGTAGCGTTCCTGGCGTCCGACGCGGCGAGTTACATTACAGGGCAAACCATATTCTGCGACGGCGGCGTGACATCGTTCAGCCTCTAGGCGTTCCTTGTTCCGGGTTTCGAGTTCCGGGTTCCGAGCCCGAACCAGAAACCCGAAGCTAGGAACCCGAAACCCGGACCTCGGAACTAGAGACTAGGAACTCGGGACCAGGAACTCCTCTAGCGCGGCGTTGAAGGCCTCCGGGTTTTCCAGCGGCGGGACGTGCCCGGAGCGGGGGATCTCCACGTAGCGGCCGTGCGGGGTCAAATGAGCCAGCGCTTCCTCGACAAGGCGGGGCGCAAGCTCGTCGTATTCGCCGGCGATGACGACGAACGGCGCCGTGAGCGAGCGGATAGCGGCCATATTGTCGCGCCGGTCACGCATGGCCTCAATGCAGGCGATCACGACCTCCGGGTCCTGTTGCTCGACCATCGCCTCGACCTCGGACATCAGCGCCCTGGGCGGGTCGTGCAGCATCCGCTCCACAAGTGGGGCGGTACCGTGCGTAACCCCATAGCGTCTCACCGCGTCGATCATAGTATCCCGGCCGGCTCGGCCTTCGGCGGATTCGGCGCCGGCGCGCGTATCGCACATGACGAGGCCGGCGAGGCGGTCGGGATGGGAGCGTACGAACTCGGCGGCGATGTAGCCGCCCATCGAAAGGCCAATGACGACGGCCGGTTCGCCCGGGGCGGCGCGTTCCAGAGCTTCCAGCGCAGCATGCGCCATCGCCGCCATCGAAGGTCCGTCTCCCACGAGATCGGCCACGTTGGGGGCAATTACCGGCCTCATCGGCCTAAAGTGGTCTGTCGTGTAGCGCCACATGCGGGCATCCATGGGGAAGCCGTGCAGGAGCAGGAGCGGGGTATCTGAAGGTACAGGCATCTTGTCATCTCCCTCCGAACGTGTGATGGGATGGATTGTAGCGACATCCGCAGTGAACTTCCACCCGTCGCCGGTGGTTAGTCTGAGGAATATGAAAGTCTACCTGCAACGAAAACGCGTCTTCTCGTGCGCCCACCGCTACTGGAATCCCAACCACGAAGCGTCGTGGAACGCCGCGTATTTTGGTCGGCTGGCCGAGATTCATGGGCACAACTACACGGTCACAGCGACTATCGCCGGCGAAGTCGATCCCGTCTCCGGCATCGTTATCAACCTGGTCGATGTGAAGGGTTGGCTCGCGGCTGCCGTTTCGCCGTTCGAGAACCGATGCGTCGATGCGGCGGCCGACATTATGGATGGCCGGCAGGCGAGCGGGGAGAATATCGCGCGCATCCTGTGGGAGCGGCTGCAGACCAGCGCCAGGGGGACGCCAGCGAGACTTGATTCCGTACGATTGGCGGAATCGGACGAGTTGTGGAGTGAGTACAGAGGGGAGGGAGACTTGGTCTACGTAACGAAGGTATACGATTTCAGCGCGGCCCACCGGCTGCACGCGGAAGACCTCTCAGATGAAGACAACGCACGCGTCTTCGGCAAATGCAATCGAGCGGGGGGCCATGGCCACAACTACATCATCGAGATAACGGTTAAGGGAGCCGTTGATCGGGAGACGGGGTTCGCCTACTGCCTGGACCGCCTGG is a genomic window of Armatimonadota bacterium containing:
- a CDS encoding alpha/beta hydrolase, giving the protein MPVPSDTPLLLLHGFPMDARMWRYTTDHFRPMRPVIAPNVADLVGDGPSMAAMAHAALEALERAAPGEPAVVIGLSMGGYIAAEFVRSHPDRLAGLVMCDTRAGAESAEGRAGRDTMIDAVRRYGVTHGTAPLVERMLHDPPRALMSEVEAMVEQQDPEVVIACIEAMRDRRDNMAAIRSLTAPFVVIAGEYDELAPRLVEEALAHLTPHGRYVEIPRSGHVPPLENPEAFNAALEEFLVPSS
- a CDS encoding 6-carboxytetrahydropterin synthase; this encodes MGWIVATSAVNFHPSPVVSLRNMKVYLQRKRVFSCAHRYWNPNHEASWNAAYFGRLAEIHGHNYTVTATIAGEVDPVSGIVINLVDVKGWLAAAVSPFENRCVDAAADIMDGRQASGENIARILWERLQTSARGTPARLDSVRLAESDELWSEYRGEGDLVYVTKVYDFSAAHRLHAEDLSDEDNARVFGKCNRAGGHGHNYIIEITVKGAVDRETGFAYCLDRLDAIVDERVIQPMDHRNLNTDVPQFAHLNPTSENLAVVIWTALHPEVGPALHKVRVEETPRNAFEYLGE